From a region of the Corallococcus coralloides DSM 2259 genome:
- the msrB gene encoding peptide-methionine (R)-S-oxide reductase MsrB, with product MADKLILSNDEWRKRLTPEEFQVLRQHGTEYPGTGCFLGTKTPGTYVCAGCNNPLFKAGTKFESGTGWPSFTQTLSEDSVTEIRDVSHGMIRTEVRCARCDGHLGHVFPDGPPPTGLRYCMNSVAMKHVPEGSPIELVRA from the coding sequence ATGGCGGACAAACTCATTCTTTCCAACGACGAGTGGCGCAAGCGCCTCACCCCCGAGGAGTTCCAGGTGCTGCGGCAGCACGGCACCGAGTACCCGGGGACGGGCTGTTTCCTCGGCACCAAGACGCCGGGCACCTACGTGTGCGCGGGCTGCAACAACCCGCTGTTCAAGGCCGGGACGAAGTTCGAGTCCGGCACCGGCTGGCCGTCCTTCACCCAGACGCTGTCGGAGGACTCGGTCACGGAGATCCGCGACGTGTCGCACGGGATGATTCGCACCGAGGTGCGCTGCGCGCGCTGCGACGGCCACCTGGGCCACGTGTTCCCGGACGGCCCGCCGCCCACGGGGCTGCGCTACTGCATGAACTCCGTGGCGATGAAGCACGTCCCGGAAGGCAGCCCCATCGAGCTGGTCCGGGCCTGA
- a CDS encoding MBL fold metallo-hydrolase produces MRFTLHRGVSLAVLASARTEADHHEDLGCSIQGPTARPVRRAQVPLKRHIAALGREGALREADALIRWLEDTPRYAALCQGTKRRMGRRVLREDVLFPDPLRHRPRVLHLRQDSLGLDVPVRAKDWPAVADLFAALARGATREELRALATVPVVGELLGDLSQAGWLVRHVGPVDVPGPGALFVGHNTVLVSGREGRVLVDPYFRPTGEADLPGYGALQASDLGRVDAVVITHSHGDHFHLGSLLPLPRDTRIFVPAVARESLFSTDCALRLKQLGFTRVEPLRWGESRQVGDVTVHALPFHGEQPTDGEGPHPDLYNEGNTWLVRSKDFSAAFFADAGHDVRGDMAAVCRRVRKQQGPVDVLFCGVRGFRLPPIFFGFTTLDAFLVNVPRDALTTPQRLMAGPEEALRYGALLGARYVVPCADGGAPWYWREGMGPRYAGYPGEPVTGASQMDENPDADPYPERLAEVRKALGEGPEALLLRPGEALRWRGARKPEVLSTPGFEWPFGNWREAAPQPRSTSRTRQRETK; encoded by the coding sequence ATGCGATTCACCCTGCATCGCGGCGTCAGCCTGGCCGTCCTCGCCTCCGCCCGCACGGAGGCCGACCACCACGAGGACCTGGGGTGCAGCATCCAGGGGCCCACCGCGCGCCCCGTGCGCCGCGCGCAGGTGCCGCTGAAGCGCCACATCGCCGCGCTGGGCCGCGAGGGGGCCCTGCGCGAAGCGGACGCGCTCATCCGCTGGCTGGAGGACACGCCCCGCTACGCCGCGCTCTGCCAGGGCACGAAGCGGCGCATGGGCCGGCGCGTGCTGCGCGAGGACGTCCTCTTCCCGGATCCGCTGCGCCACCGCCCGCGCGTGCTGCACCTGCGCCAGGACTCGCTGGGGCTGGACGTGCCGGTGCGCGCGAAGGACTGGCCCGCGGTGGCGGACCTGTTCGCGGCGCTCGCCCGTGGCGCGACCCGGGAGGAGCTGCGCGCGCTGGCCACCGTGCCCGTCGTGGGCGAGCTGCTCGGCGACCTGTCGCAGGCTGGCTGGCTCGTGCGCCACGTGGGGCCGGTGGACGTGCCGGGACCGGGAGCGCTCTTCGTGGGGCACAACACGGTGCTGGTGTCGGGCAGGGAAGGGCGCGTGCTGGTGGATCCGTACTTCCGTCCCACGGGCGAGGCGGACCTGCCCGGCTATGGCGCGTTGCAGGCGTCGGACCTGGGCCGGGTGGACGCGGTGGTCATCACCCATTCGCACGGCGACCACTTCCACCTGGGCTCGCTGCTGCCCCTGCCTCGCGACACGCGCATCTTCGTGCCGGCGGTGGCGCGCGAAAGCCTCTTCTCCACGGACTGTGCGCTGCGGCTGAAGCAGCTGGGCTTCACGCGCGTGGAGCCCCTGCGCTGGGGCGAGTCGAGGCAGGTGGGCGACGTGACGGTGCACGCGCTGCCCTTCCACGGCGAGCAGCCCACCGACGGCGAGGGGCCCCACCCGGACCTCTACAACGAGGGCAACACGTGGCTCGTGCGCTCGAAGGACTTCTCCGCCGCCTTCTTCGCGGACGCGGGCCATGACGTGCGCGGGGACATGGCCGCGGTGTGCCGCCGCGTGCGCAAGCAGCAGGGGCCGGTGGACGTGCTCTTCTGCGGGGTGCGCGGCTTCCGGCTACCGCCCATCTTCTTCGGCTTTACGACGTTGGATGCGTTCCTCGTCAACGTGCCGCGCGACGCGCTCACCACGCCGCAGCGCTTGATGGCGGGCCCGGAGGAGGCGCTGCGCTACGGCGCGCTGCTGGGCGCGCGCTACGTGGTGCCCTGCGCGGACGGCGGCGCCCCCTGGTACTGGCGCGAGGGCATGGGCCCTCGCTACGCCGGCTATCCAGGCGAGCCCGTCACGGGCGCCAGCCAGATGGACGAGAACCCGGACGCGGATCCCTATCCGGAGCGGCTGGCCGAGGTGCGGAAGGCACTGGGCGAGGGGCCCGAGGCGCTCCTGCTGCGGCCCGGCGAGGCCCTGCGCTGGCGTGGCGCGCGGAAGCCGGAGGTGCTGAGCACGCCGGGCTTCGAGTGGCCGTTCGGCAACTGGCGCGAGGCCGCGCCTCAGCCGCGCAGCACGTCGCGAACACGCCAGAGGGAGACCAAGTAG
- a CDS encoding glycoside hydrolase family 18 protein, whose product MRRPLAGLRVLLTALLLGGASQGAPPPKAAPPTQPQVTWLYQDRLASPWEDLTWAGAHAMSATVSGASGSHAISVTMGPWEALYFGHPGFDVSPDDTLVLKVNGGQDGANAAVRARVVIGSEQPVGVPLGPTCDGGAIPARKWTTCRVPLAKLLPEGRTRITGLWLQEDSGKTLPPLSFDDIGIEQGLRPVTVTLETPAVFLAPGATHAFRATVTNSKDTEVAWSVEPGNERGTISAAGVYTAPRKPGTYRVMARSKADPSQVVQASVVVSASPVVKGPPGQGGKWVSGYYTGWNADDYPPEKVDFGALTHILVGRVTPKADGTLSTKFDNDRGPEIARTMSKRAHAAGRKALIMVGGSGEHDGWVGAASDANRAKFVRSLLKAMDDFGYDGLDLDWEPVEKEDRPHLLALVKALREARPKMLLTFPLHWINTNFPTDADPWFAELATHFDQMNLMSYEMIGAWDGWKSWHTSALKGEQGLHPTSIASSLDLWVKAGIPKAKLGIGIPFYGLAWRHITGPYQPFTNWSDYVGGDNSFTYKKILRYSKQGKYQWDEKAQASYLTFAPDKLVEDGTVTWISYDSPQAIAAKGAFVKQEGYGGTIIWTINQGCTDPETGANPLLDAVRDAFLK is encoded by the coding sequence ATGCGACGACCTCTGGCTGGACTCCGGGTGCTGCTGACCGCGCTCTTGCTGGGCGGTGCTTCCCAGGGTGCGCCCCCTCCGAAAGCAGCGCCTCCCACGCAGCCCCAGGTGACATGGCTCTATCAGGACCGGCTGGCTTCGCCCTGGGAGGACCTGACGTGGGCCGGCGCGCACGCGATGAGCGCCACCGTGTCAGGGGCCTCGGGCAGCCACGCCATCTCCGTGACGATGGGACCCTGGGAGGCGCTGTACTTCGGTCACCCGGGCTTCGACGTGTCACCGGATGACACGCTGGTGCTGAAGGTGAACGGTGGCCAGGACGGCGCGAACGCGGCGGTGCGCGCGCGCGTCGTCATCGGCTCCGAGCAACCCGTGGGCGTCCCCCTGGGCCCCACCTGCGATGGTGGCGCCATCCCCGCCAGGAAGTGGACGACCTGCCGCGTGCCGCTGGCGAAGCTGCTGCCCGAAGGGCGCACGCGCATCACCGGCCTGTGGCTCCAGGAGGACAGCGGCAAGACGCTGCCGCCCCTCTCCTTCGACGACATCGGCATCGAGCAGGGCCTGCGGCCTGTGACCGTCACGCTGGAGACGCCCGCGGTCTTCCTGGCGCCGGGGGCCACGCACGCCTTCCGCGCCACCGTGACGAACAGCAAGGACACGGAGGTGGCCTGGAGCGTGGAGCCCGGAAACGAGCGGGGCACCATCAGCGCCGCGGGCGTCTACACCGCGCCTCGCAAGCCGGGCACGTACCGGGTGATGGCCCGGAGCAAGGCGGATCCGAGCCAGGTGGTCCAGGCCAGCGTGGTGGTGAGCGCATCCCCGGTCGTGAAGGGTCCGCCGGGTCAGGGTGGCAAGTGGGTTTCGGGCTACTACACGGGCTGGAACGCGGACGACTACCCGCCGGAGAAGGTGGACTTCGGCGCGCTCACGCACATCCTCGTGGGCCGCGTCACGCCGAAGGCGGACGGCACGCTGAGCACGAAGTTCGACAATGACCGGGGGCCGGAGATCGCCCGCACGATGTCGAAGCGCGCGCATGCGGCGGGCCGCAAGGCGCTCATCATGGTGGGCGGCTCCGGTGAGCACGACGGCTGGGTGGGCGCCGCGTCCGACGCGAACCGCGCGAAGTTCGTCCGCTCGCTGCTGAAGGCGATGGACGACTTCGGCTACGACGGGCTGGACCTGGACTGGGAGCCCGTGGAGAAGGAGGACCGGCCGCACCTGCTGGCCCTGGTGAAGGCCCTGCGCGAGGCGCGGCCGAAGATGCTCCTCACCTTCCCCCTCCACTGGATCAACACCAACTTCCCCACCGACGCCGACCCCTGGTTCGCGGAGCTGGCGACGCACTTCGACCAGATGAACCTGATGTCCTACGAGATGATTGGCGCGTGGGACGGATGGAAGTCCTGGCACACGTCCGCGCTGAAGGGCGAACAGGGGCTGCATCCCACGTCCATCGCGTCCAGCCTGGACCTGTGGGTGAAGGCCGGCATCCCCAAGGCGAAGCTGGGCATCGGCATCCCCTTCTATGGCCTCGCGTGGCGCCACATCACCGGGCCCTACCAGCCCTTCACGAACTGGTCCGACTACGTGGGCGGGGACAACTCGTTCACCTACAAGAAGATCCTCCGCTATTCGAAGCAGGGGAAGTACCAGTGGGACGAGAAGGCCCAGGCCAGCTACCTGACGTTCGCTCCCGACAAGCTCGTGGAGGACGGCACGGTGACGTGGATCTCCTACGACAGCCCGCAGGCCATCGCCGCCAAGGGCGCCTTCGTGAAGCAGGAGGGCTACGGCGGCACCATCATCTGGACAATCAACCAGGGTTGCACCGATCCGGAGACCGGTGCCAACCCGTTGCTGGACGCCGTGCGGGACGCCTTCCTGAAGTGA
- the thrS gene encoding threonine--tRNA ligase, which yields MLDEHDHRALGQRLDLFHLQEEAPGMVFWHPRGLMLYRLLEDHVRQRMREEGYREVRTPQLCSQPLWEQSGHWENFRQNMFCMPEGDRHLALKPVSCPGHIQLVQRMAPSHRDLPLRLGEFGLVHRSEPSGALHGLFRLRQFTQDDGHIFCAAEQVEAEVVRFVRSLKAFYAGFGFDDVQVAFSNRPAMRAGNDALWDQAEAWLQSAAKQAGLQYEDQPGEGAFYGPKLEFVLKDRLGRAWQCGTIQLDLVLPERFDLHYVGASGERLRPVMLHRALFGSLERFIGVLLEHHGGALPAWLAPEQVVVASVGAGAAAYAESLAARLRLAGCRARADVRDESLSKKVLGSHEDGVPFLAVVGGREVESKGVRLRQRDGSQRDLPWDDAVAWLSAACQPAVAG from the coding sequence ATGCTCGACGAACACGACCACCGCGCGCTGGGCCAGCGCCTGGACCTCTTCCACCTGCAGGAGGAGGCCCCGGGCATGGTGTTCTGGCACCCTCGCGGATTGATGCTGTACCGGCTGCTGGAGGACCACGTCCGCCAGCGCATGCGCGAAGAGGGCTACCGCGAAGTCCGTACGCCGCAGCTGTGCTCCCAGCCGCTCTGGGAGCAGAGCGGCCACTGGGAGAACTTCCGCCAGAACATGTTCTGCATGCCGGAGGGCGACCGGCACCTGGCGCTCAAGCCGGTGAGCTGCCCGGGCCACATCCAGCTCGTGCAGCGCATGGCGCCCAGCCACCGCGACCTGCCCCTGCGCCTGGGGGAGTTCGGGCTGGTGCACCGCAGCGAGCCCAGCGGCGCGCTGCACGGGCTGTTCCGCCTGCGCCAGTTCACGCAGGACGATGGCCACATCTTCTGCGCGGCGGAGCAGGTGGAGGCGGAGGTGGTTCGCTTCGTGCGCTCGCTCAAGGCGTTCTACGCGGGCTTCGGCTTCGACGACGTGCAGGTGGCCTTCTCCAACCGTCCGGCGATGCGTGCCGGCAATGACGCGCTGTGGGACCAGGCGGAGGCGTGGCTCCAGTCCGCGGCGAAGCAGGCGGGCCTCCAGTACGAGGACCAGCCCGGCGAGGGCGCCTTCTACGGGCCCAAGCTGGAGTTCGTGCTGAAGGACCGGCTGGGCCGTGCGTGGCAGTGCGGCACGATCCAGCTGGACCTGGTGTTGCCGGAGCGCTTCGACCTGCACTACGTCGGCGCGTCCGGAGAGCGCCTGCGCCCGGTGATGCTTCACCGCGCGCTGTTCGGCAGCCTGGAGCGCTTCATCGGCGTGCTGCTGGAGCACCATGGCGGGGCGCTACCGGCGTGGCTCGCGCCCGAGCAGGTGGTGGTGGCCTCCGTGGGAGCGGGGGCCGCCGCGTACGCGGAAAGCCTGGCGGCGCGGCTGCGGCTGGCCGGCTGCCGCGCGCGGGCGGACGTGCGGGACGAGTCCCTGTCGAAGAAGGTCCTGGGCTCGCACGAGGACGGCGTGCCGTTCCTCGCGGTGGTGGGTGGCCGCGAGGTGGAGTCGAAGGGCGTCCGCCTGCGGCAGCGCGATGGTTCTCAGCGCGACCTGCCCTGGGATGACGCCGTGGCGTGGCTGTCCGCTGCGTGCCAGCCGGCCGTGGCGGGCTGA
- a CDS encoding OPT/YSL family transporter — MAHPAEPLPPEPSAPLSSVPDAVAPRFRFLPAVGTWKYHLMLASVAIFILGPLGGVAASYMNFSLGFFVASQVLSGILGSVVTYGYGAEGKHGANYMQTMAASVASLCAMSVLIQSMVWLGMPQPPAWQLMLFVGCVGMFGVGVGMLYTPLLVDRLQLDYPSGYAVANILRALTDKRLLKASIAKLGGGTGLGILAAWLTEKFAAIAALSVSSSTVGAGMVVGSRITVPAMLMGLIGYALSPYLQSIGWLGPNDPYRKIGFLISLAMICGAALVDLALLAVQAVDRIRGRAQAPADDEPAWKKVNVPRLIAWVVGWGAAVVVVATQVLHQPPGFILFGLVLSLLFVLINGIAYGISDNNPISSAFVVSVLLMSLLGLKDPLVGLMASSILLISTSVGCDMQQDRSTGWRLGTNRVVQFRYQVLGIFMGAVLCVVLARVFMGAYPVLSVNQLDHPDVKVAQWSSAMTYKFVGAIRDLGTLSAHKVTALLVGLSIGFTLEVIRKVVRRRPAYQSYVQGSRTGFGVGWGMDSLVLASPYALAFGGFIALPAAIWFGMGGILTSLFNTVSKRFRKEPAPGEAVLPEDMSTMSLVGGGLIAGESLFYLFVGLAGLLSLLG; from the coding sequence ATGGCCCACCCCGCCGAGCCGCTCCCGCCGGAGCCTTCCGCCCCCCTGTCCTCCGTGCCCGACGCCGTCGCGCCGCGCTTCCGCTTCCTGCCCGCGGTGGGCACGTGGAAGTACCACCTGATGCTCGCGTCGGTGGCCATCTTCATCCTGGGCCCGCTGGGCGGCGTGGCCGCGTCGTACATGAACTTCAGCCTGGGCTTCTTCGTCGCCAGCCAGGTGCTGTCCGGCATCCTCGGCAGCGTCGTCACCTACGGCTACGGCGCGGAGGGCAAGCACGGCGCCAACTACATGCAGACGATGGCCGCGTCGGTGGCCTCGCTGTGTGCCATGTCCGTGCTCATCCAGTCCATGGTGTGGCTGGGCATGCCGCAGCCGCCCGCGTGGCAGCTGATGCTCTTCGTGGGCTGCGTGGGCATGTTCGGCGTGGGCGTGGGCATGCTCTACACGCCGCTGCTCGTGGACCGGCTCCAGCTGGACTACCCGTCCGGCTACGCGGTGGCCAACATCCTGCGAGCGCTCACGGACAAGCGCCTGCTCAAGGCCTCCATCGCGAAGCTGGGCGGCGGCACCGGCCTGGGCATCCTGGCCGCGTGGCTCACGGAGAAGTTCGCCGCCATCGCCGCGCTGAGCGTGAGCAGCTCCACGGTGGGCGCCGGCATGGTGGTGGGCAGCCGCATCACCGTGCCCGCCATGCTCATGGGCCTCATCGGCTACGCCCTCTCGCCCTATCTTCAGAGCATCGGGTGGCTGGGGCCGAATGATCCGTACCGGAAGATCGGCTTCCTCATCTCGCTGGCGATGATCTGCGGCGCGGCGCTGGTGGACCTGGCGCTGCTCGCGGTGCAGGCGGTGGACCGCATCCGGGGCCGCGCGCAGGCGCCCGCGGACGACGAGCCCGCGTGGAAGAAGGTCAACGTGCCCCGGCTCATCGCCTGGGTGGTGGGCTGGGGCGCGGCCGTCGTCGTGGTGGCCACGCAGGTGCTGCACCAGCCCCCGGGCTTCATCCTCTTCGGGCTCGTGCTGTCGCTGCTGTTCGTGCTGATCAACGGCATCGCCTACGGCATCAGCGACAACAACCCCATCTCCAGTGCCTTCGTGGTGTCGGTGCTGCTGATGTCGCTGCTGGGCCTGAAGGATCCGCTGGTGGGGCTGATGGCGTCCTCCATCCTGCTCATCTCCACGTCGGTGGGCTGCGACATGCAGCAGGACCGCTCCACCGGGTGGCGCCTGGGCACCAACCGCGTGGTGCAGTTCCGCTACCAGGTGCTGGGCATCTTCATGGGCGCGGTGCTGTGCGTGGTGCTGGCGCGCGTGTTCATGGGCGCGTACCCGGTGCTGTCCGTCAACCAGCTGGATCATCCGGACGTGAAGGTGGCCCAGTGGAGCTCCGCGATGACGTACAAGTTCGTGGGCGCCATCCGGGACCTAGGCACGCTGTCGGCGCACAAGGTGACGGCGCTGCTCGTGGGCCTGTCCATCGGCTTCACGCTGGAGGTCATCCGCAAGGTGGTGCGCCGCCGCCCCGCGTACCAGAGCTACGTGCAGGGCTCGCGCACGGGGTTCGGCGTGGGCTGGGGGATGGACTCGCTGGTGCTGGCCAGCCCCTACGCGCTCGCGTTCGGCGGCTTCATCGCGCTGCCCGCGGCCATCTGGTTCGGCATGGGCGGCATCCTCACGTCCCTCTTCAACACCGTCTCCAAGCGCTTCCGGAAGGAGCCCGCGCCGGGTGAGGCCGTGCTGCCGGAGGACATGAGCACGATGTCGCTGGTGGGCGGCGGGCTCATCGCGGGCGAGTCGCTCTTCTATCTGTTCGTGGGCCTCGCCGGCCTGCTGTCCCTCCTGGGCTGA
- a CDS encoding CBS domain-containing protein, which produces MRISELMQRDVKTIDADECLSSAAERLDTASLGALPVTEHGRVVGLLTDSELFLCSTVHGHDPDVTTVREAMTAPLVTCPEDAPLEAGERLMEQHHLNRLVVVDAEHHAVGLLCLDDVASEPLTLLRPGEPLEYLSLYS; this is translated from the coding sequence ATGCGGATTTCGGAGTTGATGCAGAGGGACGTGAAGACCATCGACGCGGATGAATGCCTGAGCTCCGCCGCCGAACGGCTGGACACCGCCAGTCTGGGGGCGCTGCCCGTCACGGAGCACGGCCGGGTGGTGGGACTGCTCACCGACTCCGAGCTCTTCCTGTGCTCCACCGTCCACGGCCATGACCCCGACGTCACCACCGTGCGCGAGGCAATGACGGCCCCGCTCGTCACCTGCCCGGAGGACGCACCGCTGGAGGCCGGCGAGCGCCTGATGGAGCAGCACCACCTGAACCGCCTGGTGGTCGTGGACGCGGAGCATCACGCGGTGGGACTCCTCTGCCTGGACGACGTCGCCTCCGAGCCCCTCACGCTGCTGCGGCCCGGCGAGCCGCTGGAATACCTGAGCCTCTACTCCTGA